A single window of Candidatus Microthrix subdominans DNA harbors:
- a CDS encoding AbrB/MazE/SpoVT family DNA-binding domain-containing protein, with the protein MVIPKQLRDVVGLVPGKVEVTVDGAALRIEPLVDSELDETNGLELVDGRLVIPASGMKLDDALVDEMRRADQR; encoded by the coding sequence GTGACGTGGTTGGTTTGGTGCCCGGCAAGGTCGAGGTGACCGTCGATGGTGCAGCGCTGCGGATTGAACCGCTGGTTGACTCCGAATTGGATGAGACGAACGGCCTCGAGCTTGTCGATGGTCGCTTGGTCATCCCGGCGAGCGGGATGAAGCTCGACGATGCGCTGGTCGATGAGATGCGCCGTGCCGACCAGCGCTAA